The Pirellulales bacterium genome includes a window with the following:
- the lysA gene encoding diaminopimelate decarboxylase, which translates to MPTASQFSPLRTEIAGLAVNELADRFGTPTFVYDAAKIAERINDLRSFDVIRYAQKACSNLAILDFVRRQGVLVDAVSTGEIRRALAAGYSAVAENPHAPPPLVYTADIFDAESLDLVVEKNIHANCGSPDMIDQLGQRAPGRHISLRINPGFGHGHNQKTNTGGEQSKHGIWHADVADGLRRADSHGLGITGLHMHIGSGTDLEHLQHVCQAMEKTAHDVGRSVTNISAGGGLPVPYQADQSYVDLPAYFKLWNETRKKLEDAFGHKITLEIEPGRYLVAESGYLIAEIRAIKKMGKNIFYLLDAGFNNLARPILYGAYHPMSIVPRTGKGSDRPLHDVIVGGPLCESGDIFTQQEGGFVCTRSIPAAEVGEKLVLEVAGAYGAVMGSNYNSKPLAAEVLIRNGAAHLIRARQTFDDLIRGEVIPPV; encoded by the coding sequence ATGCCCACCGCTTCCCAGTTTTCTCCGCTTCGCACGGAAATTGCCGGCCTGGCCGTAAATGAGCTGGCCGATCGATTCGGCACGCCAACATTTGTTTACGATGCCGCCAAAATCGCCGAGCGCATCAACGATTTGCGCTCCTTCGATGTCATCCGTTACGCCCAAAAAGCCTGTTCCAATTTGGCGATTTTGGATTTTGTGCGCAGGCAAGGCGTGCTGGTCGATGCGGTCAGTACCGGCGAAATTCGACGGGCGTTGGCGGCAGGCTATTCGGCCGTGGCAGAAAATCCGCACGCTCCGCCGCCGCTGGTTTATACGGCCGATATTTTTGACGCCGAATCGCTGGATTTAGTCGTCGAGAAGAATATTCACGCCAATTGCGGCTCGCCCGATATGATCGACCAATTGGGCCAGCGGGCCCCAGGCCGACATATTTCGCTGCGGATCAATCCCGGTTTTGGCCACGGCCACAATCAAAAGACGAACACCGGTGGTGAGCAATCGAAACATGGCATTTGGCACGCCGATGTGGCCGATGGCCTGCGCCGCGCAGATTCTCACGGCCTGGGCATTACCGGGCTGCACATGCACATCGGAAGTGGAACCGATTTGGAACATCTGCAGCACGTCTGCCAAGCGATGGAAAAAACCGCCCACGATGTTGGCCGCAGCGTCACCAATATTAGCGCCGGCGGCGGACTGCCTGTGCCGTATCAGGCCGATCAATCGTACGTCGATCTGCCGGCGTATTTTAAATTATGGAACGAGACTCGCAAGAAATTGGAGGACGCGTTCGGCCACAAAATCACGCTGGAAATTGAGCCGGGGCGATATTTGGTGGCGGAGTCGGGCTACCTGATCGCCGAAATTCGCGCCATCAAGAAAATGGGCAAGAATATTTTCTATTTGCTCGATGCCGGCTTCAACAATTTAGCGCGGCCGATTTTGTACGGAGCGTACCATCCCATGTCGATTGTGCCGCGCACTGGAAAAGGCTCCGATCGGCCGTTGCACGATGTCATTGTGGGCGGGCCGTTGTGCGAATCGGGCGATATTTTCACGCAGCAAGAAGGGGGGTTCGTTTGCACGCGCAGCATTCCGGCGGCCGAAGTCGGCGAAAAACTCGTGTTGGAGGTGGCCGGCGCTTACGGAGCCGTCATGGGAAGCAACTACAATAGCAAGCCGCTGGCCGCAGAAGTTCTTATCCGCAATGGCGCCGCTCATTTGATCCGTGCCCGCCAAACGTTCGACGACCTGATTCGCGGCGAGGTCATTCCCCCGGTTTAG
- the infA gene encoding translation initiation factor IF-1, with amino-acid sequence MADEKQKEEALEVDGTVTQALANTRFRVQIEGGHLVTAHVAGRMRKNFIRIVPGDRVKVELSPYDLTKGRITFRER; translated from the coding sequence ATGGCGGATGAAAAACAAAAAGAAGAAGCGCTCGAAGTCGACGGCACCGTCACGCAGGCGCTGGCGAATACTCGATTTCGAGTGCAAATTGAAGGGGGCCATTTAGTCACCGCGCATGTCGCCGGACGGATGCGGAAAAATTTCATTCGCATCGTGCCGGGAGACCGAGTGAAGGTTGAGCTTTCGCCTTATGACTTGACCAAAGGGCGCATTACTTTCCGCGAGCGATAA
- a CDS encoding FAD-dependent monooxygenase, translated as MNTSFTASCDALIAGAGPVGLTMASELLRHGLTCRIIDLNAAPTDKSKALVLWGRTLEMFDHAEMADEFIAAGIWTKGARMFGGGKQLLHVEIHRDDTAFPRPLMIPQNETERVLTESLKRRGLNVERQVQLVKCVDERDRVVSTLRHADGSEEQVTTAWLLGCDGSHSTVRKELGIEFAGEFEPNDWMLADVHVDGPISMDEISAYWHSDGVAIFFPFAPGRCRVIADLGKAQGTEKSPDPTLEEVQAVVDRRGPAGVKLHNPVWLASFRIHERKVNEYGRGRAFLCGDAAHIHSPAGGQGMNTGMQDAFNLAWKLALVHQGQAKPSPLLESYTQERSAVGDMVLHDAGLFTKVAMLRNPMLQFFRNHLMSLAGKLTAVQERAIATLTEMAVHYPYSPLNCDDAGIAWNNEVKAGDRLPDAQVRDARSGAPARLLESLRGTHHTLLIMPDENDTATLVELVNQAQILVNEFGDVLRPVLIVPGNSSVMPEAEAAAVWVDINQQVRNRLGLEDTAIAVVRPDGYLGFRGNGQSWAKLQDYLTQYLVPIKRRTGANALDGIAPQLV; from the coding sequence ATGAACACATCTTTCACCGCTTCTTGCGACGCACTGATTGCCGGCGCCGGGCCGGTTGGCCTGACCATGGCCTCAGAATTACTACGACACGGCCTCACGTGCCGAATCATCGATCTCAATGCCGCCCCCACCGATAAATCAAAAGCATTGGTACTGTGGGGCCGCACTCTGGAAATGTTCGACCACGCCGAAATGGCCGACGAATTTATTGCCGCCGGGATATGGACGAAAGGAGCGCGAATGTTCGGCGGCGGCAAGCAGTTGCTGCACGTGGAAATTCATCGTGACGATACCGCTTTTCCGCGCCCCTTAATGATTCCGCAAAACGAAACGGAGCGCGTGCTGACCGAAAGCTTGAAGCGCCGCGGGCTGAACGTCGAACGACAAGTGCAATTGGTGAAGTGTGTTGACGAGAGAGATCGCGTGGTTTCCACGCTCCGGCATGCCGATGGAAGCGAAGAGCAAGTTACCACCGCCTGGCTGCTCGGTTGCGACGGATCTCATAGCACAGTGCGCAAAGAGCTGGGCATTGAGTTTGCCGGCGAGTTTGAACCCAACGATTGGATGCTGGCCGACGTGCATGTTGATGGTCCAATTTCGATGGACGAAATCAGCGCCTATTGGCACAGCGACGGTGTGGCGATTTTTTTCCCGTTTGCTCCCGGCCGTTGTCGAGTGATCGCCGATTTAGGCAAAGCCCAAGGAACGGAAAAATCGCCCGACCCAACGCTGGAGGAAGTGCAAGCGGTCGTCGATCGGCGCGGACCGGCGGGCGTAAAATTGCACAATCCGGTGTGGCTGGCAAGCTTTCGCATTCACGAACGCAAGGTCAACGAATATGGCCGAGGCCGCGCATTTTTGTGCGGCGATGCCGCCCACATTCATAGTCCTGCCGGCGGGCAAGGCATGAACACGGGCATGCAAGACGCTTTCAATTTGGCTTGGAAATTGGCACTGGTTCATCAAGGCCAGGCCAAGCCTTCTCCGCTATTGGAAAGTTACACACAGGAACGAAGCGCGGTGGGAGATATGGTGCTGCACGATGCCGGGCTGTTCACCAAGGTGGCCATGCTGCGCAATCCAATGCTGCAATTCTTCCGCAATCACTTAATGTCGCTCGCCGGAAAGCTTACAGCCGTGCAGGAACGCGCCATCGCCACGTTGACCGAAATGGCCGTGCATTATCCCTACAGTCCGTTGAACTGCGACGATGCCGGCATCGCTTGGAACAACGAAGTGAAAGCCGGCGATCGGCTCCCCGACGCGCAGGTGCGCGATGCGCGCAGCGGAGCGCCGGCACGGCTGCTGGAATCACTGCGCGGAACGCACCACACCTTGTTGATTATGCCTGATGAAAACGATACCGCCACGCTGGTAGAGCTCGTCAATCAGGCACAGATTTTGGTCAATGAATTTGGCGATGTGCTGCGGCCAGTTTTAATTGTGCCGGGCAATTCGTCGGTAATGCCCGAGGCCGAAGCGGCGGCGGTGTGGGTCGATATCAACCAGCAGGTGCGCAATCGCTTGGGGCTAGAGGATACGGCCATCGCTGTAGTGCGGCCGGATGGTTACCTTGGCTTCCGCGGCAACGGCCAATCGTGGGCCAAATTGCAGGATTATTTAACGCAATATTTAGTGCCAATCAAACGGCGAACCGGCGCCAATGCCCTGGACGGCATCGCTCCGCAATTGGTATGA